The genomic region TTCTCGGCTGATGAACTACGCAGAAGATAAATCCCAATACGTGAGTGTTGCAGTGGGTGGTATTGAAGACAACGATCAAATTTGTCCGGTTGCCAATGTTTGCATTGAGAGTCAGCGATCTTGGGCAACTGAAGTGAAAAACATCCCCTCCTACAAAGGAATTCCAAAAGAAGTTGCGGAATAATGCTAAAGCAACAAGATATCAGTCAATTTACGCTTGATGTAAACACCCTAAAACCCTTGCTAGGAAAAGGGAACAGCGCCGAGACCCCGCGCCGCCGGAAGGCGCAAACGTCCGGCACAAGCATTTGAGGAAACCTCAAATGACGCGGACTTGGGAACGCTCGGCAAGACAGAGAACAGGGAAGAGTCAGAAGAAATTACCGCAGAGTAAGGACTTGAGCTTCTAATACACATTAAGCATAATTTTGTAGGCTCCATTGTATAAACGCACCATCTAGTGATTCGTCAACCTCGATTTTGTGCGTTGAGGGTGACGCGGAGAAAGAATCGATCCACAAATTGAAAACTGACAGACCACTAGAGTGGATTTAGCTGATTAGCCGGATTTCATATTAAGCAGTCGCCAGAACAGTTAGGACAACAGCCAAAGCTGAAACCTTGACCCCTCAAGCCTTTTCCTTCTGCCCTCTGCCTCCTGCCTTTTGCTATAGATGTTCTTTTTCAGCGTGATATCGTTCGAGCCACTGTTGCAAAATAATCGCGGCGGCTCTGCGATCGATCGCGGACTTATTGCGAGAGGGCGATAGATTCTGCGCCTTCATTTGCTCCTCTGCTTCAAAAGAAGTGAGTCGTTCGTCCTCATACTCCACCGGGAGTTGGAGTGCAGCAGAAAGTTTTTGAGCAAATCGCTGAATCTGTTTGGCTTGGGCGCTTAATGTGCCATCTCGGAGATAGGGCAAACCCACT from Lusitaniella coriacea LEGE 07157 harbors:
- the ruvX gene encoding Holliday junction resolvase RuvX, with product MEKLSVLALDVGNKRIGVAGCDGLGLLATGLTTIQRASFQKDVEQIQYWVEERQVQRIVVGLPYLRDGTLSAQAKQIQRFAQKLSAALQLPVEYEDERLTSFEAEEQMKAQNLSPSRNKSAIDRRAAAIILQQWLERYHAEKEHL